In Nilaparvata lugens isolate BPH chromosome 5, ASM1435652v1, whole genome shotgun sequence, the following proteins share a genomic window:
- the LOC111045200 gene encoding protein bric-a-brac 2 isoform X1, translated as MRSKRFIRDRREEDWLSEMAGQHYCLRWNNYQSNMTSVFHHLLRTEAFVDVTLACNEESLKAHKVVLSACSSYFQKLLMENPCKHPTIIMPQDVCFSDLKFIIEFVYRGEIDVSQAELQSLLKTADQLKIKGLCEVPDGEGGGSSGGGGGSSGGGDAVCAEVTPLPPETPHTRRFTAKLRSAHRHGNSHSDHSSGGHKQRRYEARRQIYRESRQMMSHHHHHNHNQDTNRSQSGAGGDDGQQPDCITVGTSTADDKSLVMLEGRSGGGSSHLQQLHPANGDQHSRIMMTSPAPIMSTHSTTTQVVLDAARSTDVDMPETQPAGPTATLVSSIELQTSTPPAGKDFIEGVQTMRSEDGKEVKVKFETLRAMEQGETLDIDSHMSERGDDEHEHSMHTMMITPELLGLIPPGHSSELDMNGSQSDCGSSVCGKNCGGGGGGGGPGMNKSWSQEDMELALDALRNHNMSLTKASTTYGIPSTTLWQRAHRMGIDTPKKEGPGKSWTEEVLNVALEALRNGSISANKASKAYGIPSSTLYKIARREGIRLAAPFNSTPTTWNPEDLDRALEGIRSGTTTVQKAAAEYGIPSGTLYGRCKREGIELSRSNPTPWSEDAMNEALESVRIGQMSINQAAIHYNLPYSSLYGRFKRIKYEADHEHNTNEVGSTSDVDGGGAHTPHTPMSGGVPTPHSVHSTHSVHSVHSAHSTTSAPPTSGPPPVSVTSVQTSMSNQTQQQQQQQQQQQQQQQQQQQHPPPQPPPPPHPPMPHIPPQIMLVQYQQAPPPPLHMYQPAPS; from the exons GTTGTCCTATCGGCATGTTCGTCTTACTTCCAAAAGCTTCTGATGGAGAATCCATGCAAGCATCCGACCATTATAATGCCCCAAGATGTTTGCTTCAGCGATCTTAAATTCATTATAGAATTTGTCTATCGTGGAGAGATTGACGTCTCACAGGCTGAACTGCAG TCACTGTTGAAAACAGCCGACCAGCTGAAGATCAAAGGCCTTTGCGAGGTACCCGATGGTGAGGGCGGGGGCAGTAGCGGTGGTGGAGGCGGTAGCAGTGGAGGTGGTGACGCGGTTTGCGCCGAGGTGACTCCGCTGCCTCCAGAGACTCCGCACACGCGTCGCTTCACTGCCAAGCTGCGCAGCGCTCACAG ACACGGCAACAGCCACAGCGATCACTCGAGTGGCGGCCACAAGCAGAGGAGATACGAGGCGCGGCGACAGATCTACCGCGAGAGTCGCCAGATGATGAGTCACCACCATCATCACAACCACAACCAGGACACCAACAGATCACAG AGCGGTGCCGGTGGAGACGACGGCCAACAGCCGGACTGCATCACAGTGGGGACGTCGACAGCCGACGACAAGTCACTGGTGATGCTGGAGGGCAGGAGTGGCGGAGGCTCTTCCCACCTGCAGCAGCTGCACCCGGCCAACGGGGACCAGCACTCGCGCATCATGATGACCAGTCCTGCGCCCATCATGTCCACGCACTCCACTACCACTCAG GTTGTTCTTGACGCAGCCAGATCGACAGACGTAGACATGCCCGAAACACAGCCCGCCGGACCCACAGCCACTCTCGTCTCCAGCATCGAACTGCAGACATCCACCCCGCCAGCTGGTAAGGATTTCATTG AGGGTGTTCAAACAATGAGGAGTGAGGATGGCAAGGAGGTGAAGGTCAAATTTGAAACATTGCGAGCTATGGAACAGGGCGAAACACTCGATATTGACAGCCACATGTCTGAGAGG GGTGATGATGAACATGAACATTCAATGCACACAATGATGATCACGCCTGAGTTGTTAGGTCTAATTCCACCCGGCCATTCCAGTGAAT TGGACATGAACGGGAGTCAGTCTGACTGCGGCAGCAGCGTGTGTGGCAAGAATTGCGGGGGTGGGGGTGGAGGAGGTGGTCCTGGCATGAACAAGAGCTGGTCCCAGGAAGACATGGAGCTGGCACTAGATGCTCTGCGCAACCACAACATGAGTCTCACCAAG GCGTCGACGACCTATGGCATTCCATCGACGACACTGTGGCAGCGCGCGCACCGCATGGGCATCGACACGCCCAAGAAGGAAGGGCCGGGCAAGTCGTGGACGGAGGAGGTGCTCAATGTGGCGCTCGAGGCTCTGCGCAACGGAAGCATCTCCGCCAACAAGGCTAGCAAGGCTTATG GCATTCCGAGCAGCACACTGTACAAGATAGCGCGCCGCGAAGGCATCCGACTGGCGGCGCCGTTCAACTCGACGCCGACGACGTGGAACCCCGAGGACCTGGACCGGGCGCTGGAGGGGATTAGGTCGGGCACGACGACCGTGCAGAAGGCAGCCGCCGAGTACGGCATTCCATCGGGCACCCTGTACGGCCGCTGCAAGCGAGAGGGCATCGAGCTGTCTCGCAGCAACCCGACGCCCTGGTCCGAGGACGCCATGAACGAGGCGCTCGAGTCTGTCAG GATCGGGCAGATGAGCATCAACCAAGCGGCAATCCACTACAACTTGCCCTACTCGTCACTCTATGGTCGCTTCAAGCGCATCAAGTATGAGGCCGACCACGAGCACAACACCAACGAGGTTGGCTCGACGAGTGACGTGGACGGTGGGGGAGCCCACACGCCCCACACACCCATGTCGGGGGGCGTGCCCACGCCCCACAGTGTGCACAGCACCCATAGTGTGCACAGTGTGCATAGCGCTCACAGCACCACGTCTGCACCTCCCACGTCCGGCCCTCCTCCCGTGTCAGTTACTTCGGTCCAGACTTCCATGAGCAATCAAACacaacagcagcagcaacaacaacaacaacaacaacaacagcagcagcagcagcagcagcatccTCCCCCCCAACCGCCCCCTCCTCCTCACCCACCCATGCCCCACATTCCGCCCCAGATCATGCTGGTGCAGTACCAGCAGGCGCCCCCGCCGCCCCTGCATATGTACCAGCCGGCCCCCAGCTGA
- the LOC111045200 gene encoding protein bric-a-brac 2 isoform X2 — MRSKRFIRDRREEDWLSEMAGQHYCLRWNNYQSNMTSVFHHLLRTEAFVDVTLACNEESLKAHKVVLSACSSYFQKLLMENPCKHPTIIMPQDVCFSDLKFIIEFVYRGEIDVSQAELQSLLKTADQLKIKGLCEVPDGEGGGSSGGGGGSSGGGDAVCAEVTPLPPETPHTRRFTAKLRSAHRHGNSHSDHSSGGHKQRRYEARRQIYRESRQMMSHHHHHNHNQDTNRSQSGAGGDDGQQPDCITVGTSTADDKSLVMLEGRSGGGSSHLQQLHPANGDQHSRIMMTSPAPIMSTHSTTTQVVLDAARSTDVDMPETQPAGPTATLVSSIELQTSTPPAEGVQTMRSEDGKEVKVKFETLRAMEQGETLDIDSHMSERGDDEHEHSMHTMMITPELLGLIPPGHSSELDMNGSQSDCGSSVCGKNCGGGGGGGGPGMNKSWSQEDMELALDALRNHNMSLTKASTTYGIPSTTLWQRAHRMGIDTPKKEGPGKSWTEEVLNVALEALRNGSISANKASKAYGIPSSTLYKIARREGIRLAAPFNSTPTTWNPEDLDRALEGIRSGTTTVQKAAAEYGIPSGTLYGRCKREGIELSRSNPTPWSEDAMNEALESVRIGQMSINQAAIHYNLPYSSLYGRFKRIKYEADHEHNTNEVGSTSDVDGGGAHTPHTPMSGGVPTPHSVHSTHSVHSVHSAHSTTSAPPTSGPPPVSVTSVQTSMSNQTQQQQQQQQQQQQQQQQQQQHPPPQPPPPPHPPMPHIPPQIMLVQYQQAPPPPLHMYQPAPS; from the exons GTTGTCCTATCGGCATGTTCGTCTTACTTCCAAAAGCTTCTGATGGAGAATCCATGCAAGCATCCGACCATTATAATGCCCCAAGATGTTTGCTTCAGCGATCTTAAATTCATTATAGAATTTGTCTATCGTGGAGAGATTGACGTCTCACAGGCTGAACTGCAG TCACTGTTGAAAACAGCCGACCAGCTGAAGATCAAAGGCCTTTGCGAGGTACCCGATGGTGAGGGCGGGGGCAGTAGCGGTGGTGGAGGCGGTAGCAGTGGAGGTGGTGACGCGGTTTGCGCCGAGGTGACTCCGCTGCCTCCAGAGACTCCGCACACGCGTCGCTTCACTGCCAAGCTGCGCAGCGCTCACAG ACACGGCAACAGCCACAGCGATCACTCGAGTGGCGGCCACAAGCAGAGGAGATACGAGGCGCGGCGACAGATCTACCGCGAGAGTCGCCAGATGATGAGTCACCACCATCATCACAACCACAACCAGGACACCAACAGATCACAG AGCGGTGCCGGTGGAGACGACGGCCAACAGCCGGACTGCATCACAGTGGGGACGTCGACAGCCGACGACAAGTCACTGGTGATGCTGGAGGGCAGGAGTGGCGGAGGCTCTTCCCACCTGCAGCAGCTGCACCCGGCCAACGGGGACCAGCACTCGCGCATCATGATGACCAGTCCTGCGCCCATCATGTCCACGCACTCCACTACCACTCAG GTTGTTCTTGACGCAGCCAGATCGACAGACGTAGACATGCCCGAAACACAGCCCGCCGGACCCACAGCCACTCTCGTCTCCAGCATCGAACTGCAGACATCCACCCCGCCAGCTG AGGGTGTTCAAACAATGAGGAGTGAGGATGGCAAGGAGGTGAAGGTCAAATTTGAAACATTGCGAGCTATGGAACAGGGCGAAACACTCGATATTGACAGCCACATGTCTGAGAGG GGTGATGATGAACATGAACATTCAATGCACACAATGATGATCACGCCTGAGTTGTTAGGTCTAATTCCACCCGGCCATTCCAGTGAAT TGGACATGAACGGGAGTCAGTCTGACTGCGGCAGCAGCGTGTGTGGCAAGAATTGCGGGGGTGGGGGTGGAGGAGGTGGTCCTGGCATGAACAAGAGCTGGTCCCAGGAAGACATGGAGCTGGCACTAGATGCTCTGCGCAACCACAACATGAGTCTCACCAAG GCGTCGACGACCTATGGCATTCCATCGACGACACTGTGGCAGCGCGCGCACCGCATGGGCATCGACACGCCCAAGAAGGAAGGGCCGGGCAAGTCGTGGACGGAGGAGGTGCTCAATGTGGCGCTCGAGGCTCTGCGCAACGGAAGCATCTCCGCCAACAAGGCTAGCAAGGCTTATG GCATTCCGAGCAGCACACTGTACAAGATAGCGCGCCGCGAAGGCATCCGACTGGCGGCGCCGTTCAACTCGACGCCGACGACGTGGAACCCCGAGGACCTGGACCGGGCGCTGGAGGGGATTAGGTCGGGCACGACGACCGTGCAGAAGGCAGCCGCCGAGTACGGCATTCCATCGGGCACCCTGTACGGCCGCTGCAAGCGAGAGGGCATCGAGCTGTCTCGCAGCAACCCGACGCCCTGGTCCGAGGACGCCATGAACGAGGCGCTCGAGTCTGTCAG GATCGGGCAGATGAGCATCAACCAAGCGGCAATCCACTACAACTTGCCCTACTCGTCACTCTATGGTCGCTTCAAGCGCATCAAGTATGAGGCCGACCACGAGCACAACACCAACGAGGTTGGCTCGACGAGTGACGTGGACGGTGGGGGAGCCCACACGCCCCACACACCCATGTCGGGGGGCGTGCCCACGCCCCACAGTGTGCACAGCACCCATAGTGTGCACAGTGTGCATAGCGCTCACAGCACCACGTCTGCACCTCCCACGTCCGGCCCTCCTCCCGTGTCAGTTACTTCGGTCCAGACTTCCATGAGCAATCAAACacaacagcagcagcaacaacaacaacaacaacaacaacagcagcagcagcagcagcagcatccTCCCCCCCAACCGCCCCCTCCTCCTCACCCACCCATGCCCCACATTCCGCCCCAGATCATGCTGGTGCAGTACCAGCAGGCGCCCCCGCCGCCCCTGCATATGTACCAGCCGGCCCCCAGCTGA
- the LOC111045200 gene encoding protein bric-a-brac 2 isoform X4, which yields MAGQHYCLRWNNYQSNMTSVFHHLLRTEAFVDVTLACNEESLKAHKVVLSACSSYFQKLLMENPCKHPTIIMPQDVCFSDLKFIIEFVYRGEIDVSQAELQSLLKTADQLKIKGLCEVPDGEGGGSSGGGGGSSGGGDAVCAEVTPLPPETPHTRRFTAKLRSAHRHGNSHSDHSSGGHKQRRYEARRQIYRESRQMMSHHHHHNHNQDTNRSQSGAGGDDGQQPDCITVGTSTADDKSLVMLEGRSGGGSSHLQQLHPANGDQHSRIMMTSPAPIMSTHSTTTQVVLDAARSTDVDMPETQPAGPTATLVSSIELQTSTPPAEGVQTMRSEDGKEVKVKFETLRAMEQGETLDIDSHMSERGDDEHEHSMHTMMITPELLGLIPPGHSSELDMNGSQSDCGSSVCGKNCGGGGGGGGPGMNKSWSQEDMELALDALRNHNMSLTKASTTYGIPSTTLWQRAHRMGIDTPKKEGPGKSWTEEVLNVALEALRNGSISANKASKAYGIPSSTLYKIARREGIRLAAPFNSTPTTWNPEDLDRALEGIRSGTTTVQKAAAEYGIPSGTLYGRCKREGIELSRSNPTPWSEDAMNEALESVRIGQMSINQAAIHYNLPYSSLYGRFKRIKYEADHEHNTNEVGSTSDVDGGGAHTPHTPMSGGVPTPHSVHSTHSVHSVHSAHSTTSAPPTSGPPPVSVTSVQTSMSNQTQQQQQQQQQQQQQQQQQQQHPPPQPPPPPHPPMPHIPPQIMLVQYQQAPPPPLHMYQPAPS from the exons GTTGTCCTATCGGCATGTTCGTCTTACTTCCAAAAGCTTCTGATGGAGAATCCATGCAAGCATCCGACCATTATAATGCCCCAAGATGTTTGCTTCAGCGATCTTAAATTCATTATAGAATTTGTCTATCGTGGAGAGATTGACGTCTCACAGGCTGAACTGCAG TCACTGTTGAAAACAGCCGACCAGCTGAAGATCAAAGGCCTTTGCGAGGTACCCGATGGTGAGGGCGGGGGCAGTAGCGGTGGTGGAGGCGGTAGCAGTGGAGGTGGTGACGCGGTTTGCGCCGAGGTGACTCCGCTGCCTCCAGAGACTCCGCACACGCGTCGCTTCACTGCCAAGCTGCGCAGCGCTCACAG ACACGGCAACAGCCACAGCGATCACTCGAGTGGCGGCCACAAGCAGAGGAGATACGAGGCGCGGCGACAGATCTACCGCGAGAGTCGCCAGATGATGAGTCACCACCATCATCACAACCACAACCAGGACACCAACAGATCACAG AGCGGTGCCGGTGGAGACGACGGCCAACAGCCGGACTGCATCACAGTGGGGACGTCGACAGCCGACGACAAGTCACTGGTGATGCTGGAGGGCAGGAGTGGCGGAGGCTCTTCCCACCTGCAGCAGCTGCACCCGGCCAACGGGGACCAGCACTCGCGCATCATGATGACCAGTCCTGCGCCCATCATGTCCACGCACTCCACTACCACTCAG GTTGTTCTTGACGCAGCCAGATCGACAGACGTAGACATGCCCGAAACACAGCCCGCCGGACCCACAGCCACTCTCGTCTCCAGCATCGAACTGCAGACATCCACCCCGCCAGCTG AGGGTGTTCAAACAATGAGGAGTGAGGATGGCAAGGAGGTGAAGGTCAAATTTGAAACATTGCGAGCTATGGAACAGGGCGAAACACTCGATATTGACAGCCACATGTCTGAGAGG GGTGATGATGAACATGAACATTCAATGCACACAATGATGATCACGCCTGAGTTGTTAGGTCTAATTCCACCCGGCCATTCCAGTGAAT TGGACATGAACGGGAGTCAGTCTGACTGCGGCAGCAGCGTGTGTGGCAAGAATTGCGGGGGTGGGGGTGGAGGAGGTGGTCCTGGCATGAACAAGAGCTGGTCCCAGGAAGACATGGAGCTGGCACTAGATGCTCTGCGCAACCACAACATGAGTCTCACCAAG GCGTCGACGACCTATGGCATTCCATCGACGACACTGTGGCAGCGCGCGCACCGCATGGGCATCGACACGCCCAAGAAGGAAGGGCCGGGCAAGTCGTGGACGGAGGAGGTGCTCAATGTGGCGCTCGAGGCTCTGCGCAACGGAAGCATCTCCGCCAACAAGGCTAGCAAGGCTTATG GCATTCCGAGCAGCACACTGTACAAGATAGCGCGCCGCGAAGGCATCCGACTGGCGGCGCCGTTCAACTCGACGCCGACGACGTGGAACCCCGAGGACCTGGACCGGGCGCTGGAGGGGATTAGGTCGGGCACGACGACCGTGCAGAAGGCAGCCGCCGAGTACGGCATTCCATCGGGCACCCTGTACGGCCGCTGCAAGCGAGAGGGCATCGAGCTGTCTCGCAGCAACCCGACGCCCTGGTCCGAGGACGCCATGAACGAGGCGCTCGAGTCTGTCAG GATCGGGCAGATGAGCATCAACCAAGCGGCAATCCACTACAACTTGCCCTACTCGTCACTCTATGGTCGCTTCAAGCGCATCAAGTATGAGGCCGACCACGAGCACAACACCAACGAGGTTGGCTCGACGAGTGACGTGGACGGTGGGGGAGCCCACACGCCCCACACACCCATGTCGGGGGGCGTGCCCACGCCCCACAGTGTGCACAGCACCCATAGTGTGCACAGTGTGCATAGCGCTCACAGCACCACGTCTGCACCTCCCACGTCCGGCCCTCCTCCCGTGTCAGTTACTTCGGTCCAGACTTCCATGAGCAATCAAACacaacagcagcagcaacaacaacaacaacaacaacaacagcagcagcagcagcagcagcatccTCCCCCCCAACCGCCCCCTCCTCCTCACCCACCCATGCCCCACATTCCGCCCCAGATCATGCTGGTGCAGTACCAGCAGGCGCCCCCGCCGCCCCTGCATATGTACCAGCCGGCCCCCAGCTGA
- the LOC111045200 gene encoding protein bric-a-brac 2 isoform X3, protein MAGQHYCLRWNNYQSNMTSVFHHLLRTEAFVDVTLACNEESLKAHKVVLSACSSYFQKLLMENPCKHPTIIMPQDVCFSDLKFIIEFVYRGEIDVSQAELQSLLKTADQLKIKGLCEVPDGEGGGSSGGGGGSSGGGDAVCAEVTPLPPETPHTRRFTAKLRSAHRHGNSHSDHSSGGHKQRRYEARRQIYRESRQMMSHHHHHNHNQDTNRSQSGAGGDDGQQPDCITVGTSTADDKSLVMLEGRSGGGSSHLQQLHPANGDQHSRIMMTSPAPIMSTHSTTTQVVLDAARSTDVDMPETQPAGPTATLVSSIELQTSTPPAGKDFIEGVQTMRSEDGKEVKVKFETLRAMEQGETLDIDSHMSERGDDEHEHSMHTMMITPELLGLIPPGHSSELDMNGSQSDCGSSVCGKNCGGGGGGGGPGMNKSWSQEDMELALDALRNHNMSLTKASTTYGIPSTTLWQRAHRMGIDTPKKEGPGKSWTEEVLNVALEALRNGSISANKASKAYGIPSSTLYKIARREGIRLAAPFNSTPTTWNPEDLDRALEGIRSGTTTVQKAAAEYGIPSGTLYGRCKREGIELSRSNPTPWSEDAMNEALESVRIGQMSINQAAIHYNLPYSSLYGRFKRIKYEADHEHNTNEVGSTSDVDGGGAHTPHTPMSGGVPTPHSVHSTHSVHSVHSAHSTTSAPPTSGPPPVSVTSVQTSMSNQTQQQQQQQQQQQQQQQQQQQHPPPQPPPPPHPPMPHIPPQIMLVQYQQAPPPPLHMYQPAPS, encoded by the exons GTTGTCCTATCGGCATGTTCGTCTTACTTCCAAAAGCTTCTGATGGAGAATCCATGCAAGCATCCGACCATTATAATGCCCCAAGATGTTTGCTTCAGCGATCTTAAATTCATTATAGAATTTGTCTATCGTGGAGAGATTGACGTCTCACAGGCTGAACTGCAG TCACTGTTGAAAACAGCCGACCAGCTGAAGATCAAAGGCCTTTGCGAGGTACCCGATGGTGAGGGCGGGGGCAGTAGCGGTGGTGGAGGCGGTAGCAGTGGAGGTGGTGACGCGGTTTGCGCCGAGGTGACTCCGCTGCCTCCAGAGACTCCGCACACGCGTCGCTTCACTGCCAAGCTGCGCAGCGCTCACAG ACACGGCAACAGCCACAGCGATCACTCGAGTGGCGGCCACAAGCAGAGGAGATACGAGGCGCGGCGACAGATCTACCGCGAGAGTCGCCAGATGATGAGTCACCACCATCATCACAACCACAACCAGGACACCAACAGATCACAG AGCGGTGCCGGTGGAGACGACGGCCAACAGCCGGACTGCATCACAGTGGGGACGTCGACAGCCGACGACAAGTCACTGGTGATGCTGGAGGGCAGGAGTGGCGGAGGCTCTTCCCACCTGCAGCAGCTGCACCCGGCCAACGGGGACCAGCACTCGCGCATCATGATGACCAGTCCTGCGCCCATCATGTCCACGCACTCCACTACCACTCAG GTTGTTCTTGACGCAGCCAGATCGACAGACGTAGACATGCCCGAAACACAGCCCGCCGGACCCACAGCCACTCTCGTCTCCAGCATCGAACTGCAGACATCCACCCCGCCAGCTGGTAAGGATTTCATTG AGGGTGTTCAAACAATGAGGAGTGAGGATGGCAAGGAGGTGAAGGTCAAATTTGAAACATTGCGAGCTATGGAACAGGGCGAAACACTCGATATTGACAGCCACATGTCTGAGAGG GGTGATGATGAACATGAACATTCAATGCACACAATGATGATCACGCCTGAGTTGTTAGGTCTAATTCCACCCGGCCATTCCAGTGAAT TGGACATGAACGGGAGTCAGTCTGACTGCGGCAGCAGCGTGTGTGGCAAGAATTGCGGGGGTGGGGGTGGAGGAGGTGGTCCTGGCATGAACAAGAGCTGGTCCCAGGAAGACATGGAGCTGGCACTAGATGCTCTGCGCAACCACAACATGAGTCTCACCAAG GCGTCGACGACCTATGGCATTCCATCGACGACACTGTGGCAGCGCGCGCACCGCATGGGCATCGACACGCCCAAGAAGGAAGGGCCGGGCAAGTCGTGGACGGAGGAGGTGCTCAATGTGGCGCTCGAGGCTCTGCGCAACGGAAGCATCTCCGCCAACAAGGCTAGCAAGGCTTATG GCATTCCGAGCAGCACACTGTACAAGATAGCGCGCCGCGAAGGCATCCGACTGGCGGCGCCGTTCAACTCGACGCCGACGACGTGGAACCCCGAGGACCTGGACCGGGCGCTGGAGGGGATTAGGTCGGGCACGACGACCGTGCAGAAGGCAGCCGCCGAGTACGGCATTCCATCGGGCACCCTGTACGGCCGCTGCAAGCGAGAGGGCATCGAGCTGTCTCGCAGCAACCCGACGCCCTGGTCCGAGGACGCCATGAACGAGGCGCTCGAGTCTGTCAG GATCGGGCAGATGAGCATCAACCAAGCGGCAATCCACTACAACTTGCCCTACTCGTCACTCTATGGTCGCTTCAAGCGCATCAAGTATGAGGCCGACCACGAGCACAACACCAACGAGGTTGGCTCGACGAGTGACGTGGACGGTGGGGGAGCCCACACGCCCCACACACCCATGTCGGGGGGCGTGCCCACGCCCCACAGTGTGCACAGCACCCATAGTGTGCACAGTGTGCATAGCGCTCACAGCACCACGTCTGCACCTCCCACGTCCGGCCCTCCTCCCGTGTCAGTTACTTCGGTCCAGACTTCCATGAGCAATCAAACacaacagcagcagcaacaacaacaacaacaacaacaacagcagcagcagcagcagcagcatccTCCCCCCCAACCGCCCCCTCCTCCTCACCCACCCATGCCCCACATTCCGCCCCAGATCATGCTGGTGCAGTACCAGCAGGCGCCCCCGCCGCCCCTGCATATGTACCAGCCGGCCCCCAGCTGA